A single region of the Streptomyces sp. NBC_01262 genome encodes:
- the cas7e gene encoding type I-E CRISPR-associated protein Cas7/Cse4/CasC: MTTGSRFLDLHALQPVTAANLNRGESGYPKMIKLGGAERAMVSSQAWKRPIRLDMEEELGELAARTRMLPPVVADALREQGWPEDLATFTAAQVALSAKKGGLKTNPQQGHRTQAMLYLPTDAPGRLLEICAAHRRELQKALDTQTETGKAAPAVLPTKQIAAELTRRTATINLLGRMLAEIPTGHVDGAVQMAPAFTVHTTSLQPDFFTAVEDWPRPNDAGSAHLETAFLTAGVFYRFATVNITTLITNLDGDSAAAAKLIDLFAWTFIMAMPKGKQTSTAAHTVPDLVHYVVRDRRPISYAPAFEQPVTTRGQGHTQPARQALADYAATIDRLVGTRHRIAHGHATAAGAPIEHLGTHHPGFPDLAAACATALDTAGEM, encoded by the coding sequence ATGACCACCGGTTCCCGCTTCCTGGACCTGCACGCCCTTCAGCCCGTCACCGCCGCCAACTTGAACCGCGGCGAGAGCGGCTACCCAAAAATGATCAAACTGGGGGGCGCTGAGCGTGCCATGGTCTCCTCCCAGGCATGGAAGCGACCGATCCGCCTGGACATGGAAGAAGAACTCGGCGAACTCGCCGCCCGTACCCGCATGTTGCCCCCGGTCGTCGCCGACGCCCTGCGTGAGCAGGGGTGGCCCGAGGATCTGGCGACGTTCACCGCCGCACAAGTCGCGCTGAGCGCCAAAAAGGGCGGGCTGAAGACCAACCCACAGCAGGGTCACCGCACCCAAGCCATGCTCTACCTGCCCACCGACGCCCCCGGCCGCCTCCTGGAGATCTGCGCCGCGCACCGCAGGGAACTGCAGAAAGCCCTGGACACCCAGACCGAAACCGGCAAAGCCGCCCCCGCCGTCCTGCCCACCAAACAGATCGCAGCCGAACTGACCCGCCGCACCGCCACCATCAACCTGCTCGGACGGATGCTCGCCGAGATCCCCACCGGACACGTGGACGGCGCCGTGCAGATGGCCCCGGCCTTCACCGTCCACACCACCAGCCTGCAACCGGACTTCTTCACCGCCGTCGAAGACTGGCCCCGCCCGAACGACGCCGGCAGCGCCCACCTGGAGACCGCGTTCCTGACCGCCGGGGTGTTCTACCGCTTCGCCACCGTCAACATCACCACCCTCATCACCAACCTGGACGGCGACAGCGCCGCAGCGGCCAAGCTCATCGACCTGTTCGCCTGGACGTTCATCATGGCCATGCCCAAGGGCAAGCAGACCTCCACCGCCGCCCACACCGTGCCCGACCTGGTCCACTACGTCGTTCGCGACCGCCGGCCGATCTCCTACGCCCCCGCATTCGAACAGCCCGTCACCACCCGAGGCCAGGGCCATACCCAGCCCGCCCGGCAGGCACTGGCCGACTACGCCGCCACCATCGACCGCCTGGTCGGCACACGCCACCGCATCGCCCACGGCCACGCCACCGCCGCCGGCGCTCCCATCGAGCACCTGGGCACCCACCACCCGGGATTCCCAGACCTGGCCGCCGCCTGCGCCACCGCCCTCGACACCGCAGGTGAGATGTGA
- a CDS encoding DnaB-like helicase N-terminal domain-containing protein, which yields MTKTLIGTPDPDQPSQPVHSDVHAERMVLAALLTYPSLTAHLTTVLDGTDFTVPAHRQVFLAATAAHDRGRPCTPADIATYLPDHQPTAPGTVTAPESEQLMRELAGTAPAEPVTVYYAAIVRDLAALRRRKKPRPHPEGFPPAPMRGFLTDEGDT from the coding sequence GTGACCAAGACCCTGATCGGCACTCCCGACCCCGACCAGCCGTCCCAGCCCGTTCACAGTGACGTGCACGCCGAACGCATGGTGCTGGCCGCGCTGCTCACCTATCCGTCACTGACTGCCCACCTGACCACTGTGCTGGACGGCACGGACTTCACCGTCCCTGCTCACCGGCAGGTCTTCCTCGCTGCCACGGCCGCCCACGACCGAGGCCGACCCTGCACCCCCGCGGACATCGCCACCTACCTCCCCGACCATCAGCCGACCGCCCCGGGCACGGTGACCGCACCCGAGTCCGAGCAGCTGATGCGCGAGCTGGCCGGCACGGCGCCGGCGGAGCCGGTGACGGTGTACTACGCGGCGATCGTCCGCGACCTGGCCGCCCTGCGCCGCCGCAAGAAGCCAAGGCCCCACCCCGAGGGATTCCCGCCGGCGCCGATGCGCGGCTTCCTCACCGACGAAGGCGACACCTAA
- a CDS encoding helix-turn-helix transcriptional regulator, with translation MTIFPPDPDLDALRLELSRLRAERGWTYDELAARSGLSRRTLIEIEQGRTIGTLTTWHALAHALNAPLDQLFGTLCSGHEPPSPPTP, from the coding sequence GTGACGATCTTTCCGCCGGACCCCGATCTCGACGCGCTCCGCCTGGAGCTGTCCCGGCTGAGGGCGGAACGCGGCTGGACCTACGACGAGCTTGCCGCCCGAAGTGGCCTGTCCCGCCGCACCCTCATCGAGATCGAGCAGGGCCGCACTATCGGCACCCTCACCACCTGGCATGCCCTGGCCCACGCCCTCAACGCCCCTCTGGACCAGCTTTTCGGCACCCTCTGCAGCGGCCACGAACCACCCAGCCCGCCCACTCCCTGA
- a CDS encoding GntR family transcriptional regulator — MSQPVEAYETKSDFAYRQVRDRILSGELGPGSVIQQRELASFIGISTTPLREALRRLKSEGLVELDAHRDARVSPLRAEEARDLLEIRRSLDPLAASLAAERRTNADIRAIRAAAQGLAPLHPHPSVEQLVAHRRFHAAIYTASHNDLLIGTLEALWDKADRYRLLALRTDPGQDARDQKAKEHDALVECVALGDGAGAAAIMREHIDTSLGATAVWRLGHAEAADGG, encoded by the coding sequence ATGTCGCAGCCGGTTGAGGCTTACGAGACGAAGAGCGACTTCGCCTACCGCCAGGTCCGCGACCGGATCCTCTCCGGAGAGCTCGGGCCCGGCTCGGTGATCCAGCAACGGGAACTCGCGAGCTTCATCGGCATCAGCACCACACCGCTGCGCGAGGCCCTGCGCCGCCTCAAGAGCGAGGGGCTCGTGGAGCTGGACGCCCACCGGGACGCCCGGGTCTCACCCCTGCGGGCCGAGGAGGCGCGCGACCTGCTGGAGATCCGGCGGTCCCTGGACCCGCTGGCCGCCTCGCTGGCCGCCGAACGGCGCACCAACGCCGACATCCGGGCCATCCGCGCCGCGGCGCAGGGCCTGGCCCCGCTGCACCCCCACCCGAGCGTCGAGCAGTTGGTGGCCCACCGCCGCTTCCACGCCGCGATCTACACGGCGTCCCACAACGACCTGCTGATCGGCACGCTGGAGGCACTGTGGGACAAGGCCGACCGCTACCGACTGCTGGCGCTGCGTACGGACCCGGGCCAGGACGCCCGGGACCAGAAGGCCAAGGAGCACGACGCCCTCGTCGAATGCGTCGCCCTGGGCGACGGCGCCGGCGCGGCGGCGATCATGCGCGAGCACATCGACACCAGCCTGGGCGCGACAGCGGTCTGGCGACTCGGACACGCCGAGGCCGCCGACGGAGGCTGA
- a CDS encoding UvrD-helicase domain-containing protein, whose translation MHPTNEQAAAADAFRTGDHLVLQAGAGTGKTTTLALLAATTPRRGRYIAFNKAIATDAATRFPSTVQCKTAHALAYAAIGHRYRDRLNSPRQPGWKTGQALGITKPARIGGRDLSAKTLSNTALRTVTHYCHSADPTLARHHVPRLRGLEADQLHTQLAAVVLPYAARAWADLQHPDQGVVRFDHDHYLKIWALSEPKIPADYLLLDEAQDTNPVVEQVFTAQRDHAQLVMVGDSAQAIYGWRGARDVMAGFDGTALTLSQSFRFGPHLATEANRWLAIAGAPIRLDGTDAIPTELGTVDEPDAVLCRTNVGAIAEVMHHLAAGRGVGLVGGGEALRALATAARDLTEGRRTWHPELVLFPTWGELREYAEHDPAGHDLLPLVDLVDKHGADVLLNAINQLTHEHHAEVTISTAHKAKGREWANVKIAGDFTAPKDTDQKDENGRPVPGPIEGAEARLAYVAVTRTRHRLDLGGLSWIRNHPDGNPSTTLSVRLSRSPGGADGPHPVPAVSTGSAANAS comes from the coding sequence CTGCACCCCACCAACGAACAAGCAGCGGCCGCCGACGCCTTCCGCACCGGAGACCACCTCGTCCTCCAAGCCGGAGCCGGCACCGGCAAGACCACCACCCTCGCCCTGCTCGCCGCCACCACGCCTCGCCGCGGCCGGTACATCGCCTTCAACAAGGCCATCGCCACCGACGCCGCCACCCGCTTCCCGTCCACCGTCCAGTGCAAGACCGCCCACGCCCTGGCCTACGCCGCCATCGGCCACCGCTACCGGGACCGCCTCAACAGCCCCCGCCAGCCCGGATGGAAAACCGGCCAGGCACTCGGCATCACCAAACCCGCCCGCATCGGCGGCCGCGACCTGTCGGCCAAGACCCTGTCCAACACCGCCCTGCGCACCGTGACCCACTACTGCCACTCCGCCGACCCCACCCTGGCCCGCCACCACGTACCCCGCCTACGCGGACTCGAGGCGGACCAACTCCACACCCAGCTCGCGGCCGTCGTCCTGCCCTACGCGGCCAGAGCCTGGGCGGACCTCCAGCACCCCGACCAGGGCGTCGTCCGCTTCGACCACGACCACTACCTGAAAATCTGGGCCCTGTCCGAACCCAAAATCCCCGCCGACTACCTGCTCCTGGACGAGGCCCAGGACACCAACCCCGTCGTAGAGCAGGTATTCACCGCCCAGCGCGATCACGCCCAGTTGGTGATGGTCGGCGATTCCGCGCAGGCCATCTACGGCTGGCGCGGCGCCCGCGACGTCATGGCCGGCTTCGACGGCACCGCCCTGACCCTGTCGCAGTCCTTCCGCTTCGGGCCTCACCTTGCCACCGAAGCCAACCGGTGGCTCGCTATCGCAGGTGCCCCGATCCGCCTGGACGGCACCGACGCCATCCCCACTGAGCTCGGCACCGTCGATGAGCCCGACGCCGTGCTGTGCCGCACCAACGTCGGCGCCATCGCCGAAGTCATGCACCACCTCGCCGCCGGCCGCGGTGTCGGCCTGGTCGGCGGGGGAGAGGCGCTGCGGGCGCTGGCCACTGCTGCTCGCGACCTGACGGAAGGTCGCCGTACCTGGCACCCCGAACTCGTCCTCTTCCCCACCTGGGGCGAACTGCGCGAGTACGCCGAACACGACCCCGCCGGCCACGACCTGCTGCCCCTGGTCGACCTCGTTGACAAGCACGGCGCCGACGTCCTCCTGAATGCGATCAACCAGCTCACCCACGAACACCACGCCGAGGTCACCATCTCCACCGCCCACAAAGCCAAAGGCCGTGAATGGGCGAATGTGAAGATCGCCGGCGACTTCACCGCGCCCAAGGACACCGATCAGAAGGATGAAAACGGTCGCCCCGTTCCCGGACCGATCGAAGGCGCCGAGGCGCGCCTCGCCTACGTCGCCGTCACCCGCACCCGGCACCGCCTCGACCTCGGTGGCCTGTCCTGGATCCGCAATCACCCGGACGGCAACCCATCGACCACTCTCTCGGTACGTCTTTCCCGCAGCCCTGGGGGAGCGGATGGGCCACATCCCGTGCCGGCCGTAAGCACGGGAAGTGCAGCTAATGCCTCGTGA
- a CDS encoding ATP-binding protein — translation MTTAPRTSPCAGRLPAAGNDHFLGLHDATPVATSAVRTTDMLVKRAIDRKAIVCVHGHVGLGKTFAVNAACRKLAPDTTMWLQFAQGPNLAQIRAALWEALDLPGEAPTNNAHTCDTEIIKALAGSFHLLLLDEMQHLGPTVLEYVRSLWDINYKTTKTLAVVLVGSGNTRQKILHRDALHSRIHRWQQFSPLTPAEVLAAIPTYHRLWADVDDDLLLWIDDRATHGCFRDWANLTVILQDALDDDPNLVFSKDLVRWAFSQLDPTTRFPGQVGFDG, via the coding sequence ATGACCACAGCGCCCCGCACCAGCCCATGTGCCGGTCGGCTCCCTGCTGCCGGCAACGACCACTTCCTCGGCCTCCACGACGCCACTCCCGTGGCCACCAGCGCCGTCCGGACCACCGACATGCTGGTGAAACGGGCCATCGACCGCAAAGCGATCGTCTGCGTCCACGGCCACGTCGGCCTGGGCAAGACCTTCGCCGTCAACGCTGCCTGCCGAAAGCTCGCCCCTGACACCACCATGTGGCTGCAGTTCGCCCAGGGCCCCAACCTGGCACAGATCCGCGCAGCGCTGTGGGAGGCACTGGACCTGCCCGGAGAAGCCCCGACCAACAACGCCCACACCTGCGACACGGAGATCATCAAGGCCCTGGCAGGCAGCTTCCACCTCTTGCTGCTGGACGAGATGCAGCACCTCGGGCCCACCGTGCTGGAGTACGTGCGGAGCCTGTGGGATATCAACTACAAGACCACGAAAACGCTGGCGGTCGTACTCGTCGGCAGCGGCAACACCCGCCAGAAGATCCTGCACCGCGACGCTCTCCACTCACGCATCCACCGCTGGCAGCAGTTCAGCCCGCTGACCCCTGCCGAGGTTCTGGCCGCTATCCCGACCTACCACCGCTTGTGGGCTGACGTTGACGACGACCTGCTGCTGTGGATCGACGACCGCGCAACCCACGGCTGCTTCCGCGACTGGGCCAATCTCACCGTCATCCTTCAAGATGCCCTCGACGACGACCCCAACCTGGTCTTCAGCAAGGACCTGGTCCGCTGGGCCTTCAGCCAACTTGACCCGACCACCCGATTTCCCGGACAAGTCGGTTTCGACGGCTGA
- a CDS encoding Mu transposase C-terminal domain-containing protein — translation MNAPPPPPPPDLTQLRALSTRLLLEDAEQHQIVPGRLTAVAQTYGVHPRTVRRWLDNARANDGTYTPAGRPHFQLTEHMLNVVARWRGNVTRAHEELTAEAKADPKLPPVPARATFHRAVHRQLNRGQLAGLRAGEQARRAFDVFGKRERHWRNYAWETDHVEASVKVSIDGHIRKPWITWFVDCATDGICGLAITPQTPSRESILVALRDALLTTSRHGPFGGRPQRLRVDGGKDFLCRTVDEATTVLGTELIVLPPRRPDLKPTVEAVNGAVKKMLFADMPGYTEAATLPGGKPIDPDQQLLHFEVFVALVLDWVRRWNTEHTIEDLDGKTPAQVWAADPTPIKIITPRDIHTFTLERLGKPLTINNDGVRWRKRSYVADWMVGRGGEKVHLRYMPHHDYRVELYDPATGTYLGHADCTNQISPATRRALDKARRREADQLRARQQKAERNRTARYAAVSQTTQLLRLDNVTQEQALEELRALGGTSPGPDALPGFLPLPTPTDGWAVPRPRKKTGKDTP, via the coding sequence ATGAACGCCCCACCGCCGCCACCGCCCCCCGACCTGACGCAGTTGCGCGCCTTGTCCACGCGCCTGCTGCTGGAAGACGCCGAGCAGCATCAGATCGTCCCCGGCCGCCTTACCGCCGTCGCCCAGACCTACGGCGTCCATCCCCGCACCGTGCGCCGCTGGCTGGACAACGCCCGTGCCAACGACGGCACCTACACCCCGGCCGGCCGCCCGCACTTCCAGCTCACCGAGCACATGCTGAACGTCGTCGCACGCTGGCGCGGCAACGTCACCCGCGCCCACGAGGAACTGACCGCAGAAGCAAAAGCCGACCCCAAACTGCCCCCTGTGCCGGCCCGGGCCACCTTCCACCGCGCCGTCCACCGCCAGCTCAACCGCGGACAACTGGCAGGCCTGCGCGCAGGAGAACAAGCCCGTCGCGCTTTCGACGTCTTCGGCAAACGCGAACGCCACTGGCGCAACTACGCCTGGGAAACCGACCACGTCGAGGCCAGCGTCAAAGTCAGCATCGACGGTCACATCCGCAAACCGTGGATCACCTGGTTCGTCGACTGCGCCACCGACGGCATCTGCGGACTGGCCATCACCCCCCAGACCCCCAGCCGGGAAAGCATCCTGGTCGCCCTGCGCGACGCACTGCTCACCACCTCCCGGCACGGTCCGTTCGGCGGCCGCCCCCAGCGCCTCCGCGTCGACGGCGGCAAAGACTTCCTGTGCAGGACCGTCGATGAAGCCACGACGGTCCTGGGCACCGAACTCATCGTCCTTCCACCCCGGCGCCCCGACCTGAAACCCACCGTCGAAGCGGTCAACGGCGCGGTGAAAAAGATGCTGTTCGCCGACATGCCCGGCTACACCGAGGCCGCCACCCTCCCCGGCGGCAAACCCATCGACCCCGACCAGCAACTGCTGCACTTCGAGGTCTTCGTGGCACTCGTCCTGGACTGGGTACGCCGCTGGAACACCGAACACACCATCGAAGACCTGGACGGCAAAACCCCAGCCCAGGTATGGGCCGCCGACCCCACCCCCATCAAGATCATCACTCCCAGGGACATTCACACCTTCACCCTGGAACGCCTCGGAAAGCCGCTGACGATCAACAACGACGGGGTCCGCTGGCGCAAACGCAGCTACGTCGCCGACTGGATGGTCGGCCGGGGCGGAGAAAAGGTCCACCTGCGCTACATGCCCCACCACGACTACCGCGTCGAACTCTACGACCCGGCCACCGGCACATACCTCGGCCACGCCGACTGCACCAACCAGATCAGCCCTGCCACGCGCCGCGCCCTGGACAAAGCCCGACGACGTGAAGCCGACCAACTCCGCGCACGACAACAGAAAGCAGAAAGGAACCGCACAGCCCGATACGCCGCCGTCAGCCAGACCACCCAACTGCTCCGCCTGGACAACGTCACCCAGGAGCAAGCCCTGGAAGAGCTCCGCGCCTTGGGCGGCACCAGCCCGGGCCCCGACGCGCTGCCCGGCTTCCTGCCCCTGCCCACGCCCACCGACGGCTGGGCCGTACCCCGCCCCCGCAAGAAAACCGGCAAGGACACCCCATGA
- a CDS encoding type I-E CRISPR-associated protein Cas6/Cse3/CasE yields MPATLTRIIVNRGHGLARADLADRPGMHKTLMRLLTDPTGPNPRKTGGLLFRLEAGLDPVLLVQTADLPDLTALPAGYGTADTRDLTPLLTALTHGLPVRYRITAAPTAYRASPPHPATGRRPRGTITSLQGPDALTWWQRRAAAAGLQLAGQIEATPRPFPSPKRPAPFYRLTQFDGTATVTDPAALTTALHEGIGKGKAYGAGLLTLASAGPHPSNGAPTP; encoded by the coding sequence GTGCCCGCGACCTTGACCCGCATTATCGTCAACCGCGGCCACGGCCTGGCGCGCGCCGACCTCGCGGACCGGCCGGGAATGCACAAGACCCTCATGCGGCTGCTGACCGACCCCACCGGCCCCAACCCGCGCAAAACCGGCGGGCTGCTGTTCCGCCTCGAGGCAGGTCTGGATCCCGTGCTCTTGGTGCAGACCGCCGACCTCCCGGACCTGACCGCACTGCCCGCCGGTTACGGCACCGCAGACACCCGCGACCTCACCCCCCTGCTGACCGCCCTCACCCACGGCCTGCCCGTGCGCTACCGCATCACCGCCGCCCCCACCGCCTACCGCGCAAGCCCACCCCACCCCGCCACCGGCCGCCGCCCCCGCGGCACGATCACCAGTCTGCAGGGACCCGACGCACTCACCTGGTGGCAACGCCGCGCCGCCGCCGCAGGCCTGCAACTGGCCGGTCAGATCGAGGCCACCCCTCGCCCCTTTCCCAGCCCGAAACGGCCTGCCCCGTTCTACAGACTCACCCAGTTCGACGGCACCGCCACCGTTACCGACCCGGCCGCGCTGACCACCGCCCTGCACGAAGGCATCGGCAAAGGCAAGGCCTACGGCGCCGGACTGCTCACCCTCGCCTCCGCCGGCCCCCACCCCTCCAACGGAGCCCCCACACCGTGA
- the rraA gene encoding ribonuclease E activity regulator RraA, whose protein sequence is MRTTPIATADLADEHGDDLRVCDVQFTSYGALASFAGPVRTVSCPEDNALLHELLRTPGEGCVVVVEGGASLRAALLGDLMAGRARDNGWAGVVVHGAVRDSGVLAGMGIGIQALGTNPRKSGKAGAGSVDVPVTFGGVTFTTGDILHADHDGVVLLPSA, encoded by the coding sequence ATGCGCACGACCCCCATAGCCACCGCCGACCTCGCCGACGAGCACGGAGACGACTTGCGTGTCTGTGACGTCCAGTTCACCTCGTACGGGGCCCTCGCCTCCTTCGCCGGACCGGTACGCACCGTCTCCTGCCCCGAGGACAACGCCCTGCTGCACGAGCTGCTCCGCACGCCCGGCGAGGGCTGTGTCGTGGTCGTCGAGGGCGGGGCCTCGCTGCGCGCCGCCCTCCTCGGGGACCTGATGGCCGGGCGGGCCCGTGACAACGGCTGGGCCGGCGTCGTCGTGCACGGCGCCGTCCGCGACAGCGGCGTCCTGGCCGGGATGGGCATCGGCATCCAGGCCCTGGGCACCAACCCGCGCAAGAGCGGGAAGGCGGGCGCGGGTTCCGTCGACGTACCCGTGACGTTCGGCGGGGTCACCTTCACCACCGGCGACATCCTGCACGCCGACCACGACGGGGTCGTACTGCTGCCGAGCGCCTGA
- the cas5e gene encoding type I-E CRISPR-associated protein Cas5/CasD, with protein sequence MSRGLVLRLAGLIQSWGETAAFPYRDSAAFPTRSALIGMFAAAQGRAREHALAPYEDLPGVPSHHDLAFTIRIDRPGTAYRDFHTAGGGRSHGEGLRTAAGGYRAKEKSTMVTYRDYLADAVFTLAVEGPPALLEHIAHSLAHPRYSPYLGRRACLPDEPLIIHADIPDPVNALRTAVPLSLARPPGAGVDHVPITFIRERPLNPGDLPTGESPSQPQDFTAHARAHLLRPLWRTTENVPAALYAGPRPIDALTDYILKDTRCPRP encoded by the coding sequence GTGAGCCGCGGACTGGTGCTGCGCCTGGCCGGACTGATCCAGTCCTGGGGCGAGACCGCCGCCTTCCCCTACCGCGACAGCGCCGCCTTCCCCACCCGCTCTGCCCTGATCGGCATGTTCGCCGCCGCACAGGGCCGCGCCCGCGAACACGCCCTTGCCCCGTACGAAGACCTCCCGGGGGTTCCCAGCCATCACGACTTGGCCTTCACCATCCGCATCGACCGGCCGGGCACCGCCTACCGTGACTTCCACACCGCAGGCGGCGGCCGCTCCCACGGTGAGGGCCTGCGCACCGCCGCCGGCGGCTACCGTGCCAAAGAGAAGTCGACGATGGTGACCTACCGCGACTACCTGGCCGACGCGGTTTTCACCCTCGCCGTCGAAGGCCCGCCAGCCCTGCTGGAGCACATCGCCCACAGCCTGGCCCATCCCCGCTACTCGCCGTACCTGGGCAGGCGGGCCTGCCTGCCTGACGAGCCCCTCATCATCCACGCCGACATCCCCGATCCGGTGAACGCACTGCGTACCGCGGTGCCGCTGAGCCTTGCCCGCCCGCCCGGCGCGGGCGTCGACCACGTGCCGATCACCTTCATCCGCGAACGCCCGCTCAATCCCGGTGACCTGCCGACGGGCGAGAGCCCGAGCCAGCCGCAGGACTTCACAGCTCATGCCCGCGCTCACCTGCTGCGGCCGCTGTGGCGCACCACCGAAAACGTCCCCGCAGCCCTCTACGCAGGGCCGCGGCCGATCGACGCCCTGACCGACTACATCCTCAAGGACACCCGGTGCCCGCGACCTTGA
- a CDS encoding DUF6083 domain-containing protein, with the protein MRSTNNPRAGDFSWDGSHKNHRPGRALRVAPDSRTRLLRAAQTDRCVTCGNSVEWYPRPGGRTVPLHPRELPAADIPPAERWNITAGLAHPGHDGTPWCRIRHHALCPATCQQPQPPAGRPAPRPGSEHPTS; encoded by the coding sequence ATGCGCTCGACCAACAACCCCCGCGCCGGCGACTTCTCCTGGGACGGCAGCCACAAGAACCACCGCCCCGGCCGCGCCCTGCGCGTCGCCCCCGACAGCCGGACCCGGCTCCTGCGCGCCGCCCAGACCGACCGCTGCGTCACCTGCGGCAACTCGGTCGAGTGGTACCCCCGCCCCGGCGGCCGCACCGTCCCCCTGCACCCCCGAGAACTCCCAGCCGCCGACATCCCGCCCGCAGAACGCTGGAACATCACCGCCGGCCTGGCCCACCCCGGCCACGACGGCACACCGTGGTGCCGCATCCGCCACCACGCCCTGTGCCCCGCCACCTGCCAGCAACCGCAGCCCCCTGCTGGACGGCCTGCGCCGCGACCTGGCTCTGAACACCCGACGTCTTAA
- a CDS encoding helix-turn-helix domain-containing protein produces the protein MSEVNAAAAMLVLARESRGLTQAEVAAAMTKASPTGEATSQGYVSRAESGRLTVSGERLALYAEALGYPVELLASDPEVPGVGVGLVHHRKKAALTASSLRCVHAQLALTRLQVEALAGTAGRDLAVHRMPWVELDALTTPKDAARAVRKAWRMPAGPVPDLIGVLEEAGVLVLVRDLGSAHLDAVSQFDGARAPLVLVNSWAPADRCRFSLAHELGHLVLHRVPGGADQERQADAFAAEFLMPASQIRPSFSSGVDLGRLAELKMQWKVSMSALLRRAQTLNAITEWQYRSAMIEMSALGYRTAEPVVLPGEQPHAVDALVSGTIDRLESVEAAAHCARMLPEDFTRLYAPPGGADDPSAVKART, from the coding sequence ATGAGCGAGGTCAATGCGGCGGCGGCGATGCTGGTGCTCGCGCGCGAGTCGCGGGGGCTCACTCAGGCCGAGGTGGCCGCCGCCATGACCAAGGCATCCCCCACCGGCGAGGCGACCTCCCAGGGGTACGTCAGCCGCGCCGAGTCAGGCCGGCTGACTGTTAGCGGAGAGCGACTCGCGCTGTACGCCGAGGCGTTGGGCTATCCGGTGGAGCTGCTGGCCTCGGACCCGGAGGTGCCCGGGGTGGGGGTGGGGCTGGTGCATCACCGTAAGAAGGCGGCCCTGACCGCGTCGTCGCTTCGTTGCGTACACGCCCAACTGGCCCTGACCCGGCTCCAGGTGGAGGCATTGGCCGGTACTGCCGGCCGGGACTTGGCCGTGCACCGGATGCCCTGGGTGGAACTGGACGCGCTCACCACCCCGAAGGACGCGGCGAGGGCGGTGCGCAAAGCGTGGCGCATGCCGGCCGGTCCGGTCCCGGACCTGATCGGCGTGCTGGAGGAGGCCGGGGTGCTGGTGTTGGTCCGCGATCTGGGCAGCGCGCACCTGGACGCGGTCAGCCAGTTCGACGGTGCGCGGGCCCCGTTGGTGCTGGTCAACTCCTGGGCTCCGGCGGACCGCTGCCGTTTCAGCCTCGCCCACGAGCTCGGGCACCTGGTGCTGCACCGCGTTCCTGGGGGCGCCGATCAGGAGCGTCAGGCCGACGCGTTCGCCGCCGAGTTCCTCATGCCGGCCTCGCAGATCCGCCCGTCATTTTCATCCGGTGTGGATCTGGGACGGCTGGCGGAGTTGAAGATGCAGTGGAAGGTGTCGATGAGCGCGCTGCTGCGCCGCGCGCAGACGCTGAACGCGATCACGGAGTGGCAGTACCGCAGCGCGATGATCGAGATGTCGGCGCTGGGCTACCGCACCGCCGAGCCGGTCGTCCTGCCCGGTGAACAGCCCCATGCCGTGGACGCGTTGGTCTCCGGCACCATCGACCGCCTGGAATCGGTGGAAGCCGCGGCGCACTGTGCGCGGATGCTGCCGGAGGACTTCACCCGCCTGTACGCGCCGCCTGGTGGCGCGGACGATCCCTCTGCTGTGAAGGCGAGGACATGA